Genomic segment of Ranitomeya imitator isolate aRanImi1 chromosome 6, aRanImi1.pri, whole genome shotgun sequence:
GAACTGGAAGCATGCAATACATACGGTAAATATAGGGGAGATGCTGTTAATTTCATACACAGGAGAGGTACTGTTATTTTGATAATGAATGTAGTTAGGCAAGAAGAAATTGAATACTTGTGTGATGAAGCAGGAGATGGCAGCTAGAAACAGCAACTACAGTCCTGTCACAGCTTCTCCTAAGGGCGCTTTGGTTGTGACTGTTATGTTACAGTATCTAGTGAGAGACTcatattaaggccggggtcacacttgtgagttcaatgcgagaaactcacgcaagtctcttgcatcaataaccGGCACTCCCGCAGGCATTCAGGACCGGAGtgcgcggctgcatagaaatacatgcagctgaacgctccggtcccgagtgccggatattgaggcgagagactcgtgcaagtttctcgcattgaactcgcaagtgtgaccccggcctaaccttTTACATGCAACCAACTCCTTTTTTTGGAGATTTACCCTTTACAAGCAGCTATGTCCTGCTTGTGCATATTAACCCTCCTTTTACATCTTATGACATATGTTACTTTTCACTTTTTTCCTTACAACTGGTTATTTTTAAGATCTGAGAAAAAGTTCTCTGTTACACAACACAGATGTTACTGCAGATTCTTAAATTGGTACATTTCTGTACAAAAGAACTATATTTTGATCATTTATTTGCTTTtgatatgaagaactgtgtgtattTCTGGTGAAAAGAAATTTCTCTCTTTTTGTCAGCTAATTACAAAGTGACTGCACTGAAGATAGGCCACTGTAAATTTATATGTATTGTCTTCTATAAAATATGTCTTTCTGAGTCCTCATATCTTCAACTCCCTCCCGAATGTCCAACAATCCTTGTCCAATGTAATTGTGTCTCTCATTCTCCTTGGGGAAAAACCATTAACACATGACTTCTGCCTAACATCCCACCTTTATTATGTAAATTCAGCAATCTACTGGGAGCATATGGCTGCTTCCTCAAATGAGCGACATTCTATGACTGTATCATCTTTCAGGCAAGAGTCATATCTAATTTGCAATATATACGTGATATATCATAGTTGGAGGTGGTGGGGCGGTTTGCATGGGTAATGAAGAACCCTCCCCTTGGTGAACCTAGGAAGGAGGAGAATAATATTCCACGCCCTCCCTAAGGACACAAGTTGGGGACCCAAACCAATTGTACTTGTACACATTCTATCCCTAGGAGCAGAAAAGCACTTTGTACAGAGGACTGCTATGTATAAAACTTTCTTGTTTTTTCACCTTAATTATGATTAGCATTTAACGTTGGGAAGTAAATTTGCAACTAAACTATTTTTATCCTAAcatttagagatgagcagatctgatgAGCTCTGTGTGAGCCAAATTGCACAGATTTTACAGAGTAATTTGTATTAAAGCAAATTTATCCTCTGAGAATTGAATATTATGCTCTGGTGTATAAAAATACACCAGAGGACATTAAACAAAAGatgtagaaaaagaaaaaaaagccaaaaaaacaactaatactcacctcactgctcacaCTCTCCCACAAGGTTGTATGCTCCTCTTAATGCTGTCGCACAAATGCAGACATCCCTGTGGACACGCAGGGGCATCcccaggcttaaggtaccgtcacactaagcgacgctgcagcgatactgacaacgatccggatcgctgcagcatcgctgtttggtcgctggagagctgtcacacagacagctctccagcgaccaacgatgccggtaaccagggtaaacatcgggttactaagcgcagggccgcgcttagtaacccgatgtttaccctggttaccatcgtaaaagttaaaaaaacaaccactacatacttacctaccgctgtctgtccccggcgctgggcttctctgctctggctgtgagcacagcggccggaaagcagagcggtgacgtcaccgctgtgctttccggctgcccggcgctcacagccagagcagagaagcccagcgccggggacagacagcggtaggtaagtatgtagtgtttggtttttttactttaacaatggtaaccagggtaaacatcgggttactaagcgcggccctgcgcttagtaacccgatgtttaccctggttaccagcgaagacatcgctgaatcggcgtcacacacgccgattcagcgatgtcagcgggacgtccagcgacaaaacaaagttctggcctttctgccctgaccagcgacatcacagcaggggcctgatcgctgctgcctgtcacactggacgatatcgctagccaggacgctgcaacgtcacggatcgctagcgatatagtctagtgtgacggtacctttagtcacagcTGGAAGTCCTGGTTGTGCGTGAATATGCCTGGTGTTTTAGAGCAAGAAAGCCATAAGAAGAGAAACTGAGTGCCGAGGACTGTATGGGGAAGAGAGAGCAGCAGATGTGGTCAGAGTAGTGAGGGGAGTTTTAATTTTGTTTTGTTAGTTTGACCCTGACCCTTTACAGTTTAGGATAAAAATCCTACTGCCATTTTGTCAAATACACGtggtgtaaattaaaaaaaaacaaaaacaaatctccATTCTGGAAAAATACTGATTTTTGTAAatttcaagtagaattcaattttaCTTAATTAATTTGCCCAACCCTAATTACGCTGATATTATAAACATTGGAGTTTGTAGAATATACTTGTCTACAGTATCCTTTTTGTATCCTTACTTGCGTAAATGGGACTTATTTATGAAAATTGGAATTTAAAGGGTATTAGATATCTGAAATAATGTTGCTATAAAACATTCACCCAAAGATTAAAGTACAACATAAAAAAACTTAAAATATTTCAAACTTTATTGCCAGCTGATATCACAAAACAAGCATAATTGAATATAAAAAGCTAACTGCTGTAAACCATACATACAGTATGCAAGTATGACGTAAAATCAGCTATGTTAGTGCTGGGAATAAATCTATATAAAAATCTAAGACTTGAACCTTAACCAATTTGGTGTTTTTAGAACTGCATCAAAGAAATTCAAGTCAAAATGCAAAAACTAGAGAATGCAGAAATAGCAAGTAAGCTGTAAGCTTTCACCAACTTTGTCTTAACCGGATAAGAATTTGTAGAAAAGGCACAGCAAATGCAAACTACATTACAAATAATGTGTTACCCATACACATTTCTAAATATATAAAACTTTTTTAATCGTTTTGGTAATAAAGAGCTTGTTGAAAAGCCATTAAGCCCCTCATAACAAAGATTAAAGTTTCTTTTCAGTGCACAATTTATAACATTTCAAATAAGAAAATATAAAGCACGTACTTTAGACAAGTGTTATTTTTAAGGCTAAAACCAATATAGTTTACCCCATTAGATAGCCAACCCTATTACCAATTAATTTCCAAATGAACTACTAACAGATTGGAAAGAATAGCTGTATGAAGAGGATGATGAACCATCAAAACTTCCTCGTCGGGATCCACTTCGAGAACCTGAGCGAGATCCTGAGCGGGATCCAGGAGCTGAAGATACATTGTATGGGCTACTTATTCCTTTAGAGGACACTGAAGCTGCTTCCAGCATTCTCAGGCCTGTTACATCTTCAACCATAGAGCGATCAACGGCTTCTTTGTAGGAGATTTTCAGTTTAGTTTTTGGACAAGTCAGAATTTTGGGGTAGTTGCTGAGGTCTCGTAATTTCTGCGCCGCACGACCATCAATTATACCTTTCCGTATAGCTTCTTCTGTTGTAATTCTGGATTGTGTTTCTGGATCAATAAGGCCCCCTGTTAAGTACTGAAACTCAAGGAAACGTTGTCCAGCTTCATACGGCAGCCAGTTTACCTTCATAGCTTCAGCAGCAGATAATTTTTTCTGGCCTCTAACACCATCAAAACCAGAATATGCTTTCTGTGCTTGCTTCAGCCTGGCAGACATATCCTGATCTATTATGCCTTGGTTGACAGCATCTTGCAGAGGAATTCTTTGACCAGAGGTTAGGTTTATAATGCCACCTGTGCATGCCTGTGCTTCAAGTAAACGCTGTCCAGTAATTGTATCGACAATACCACGCTTGATGCCCTCTGAAATGGAGATTTTTTCTAAATTTTCAGTATCAAATATGGCTGCAATAGGACTGATTTCCTCTAAAGAGTCTGAAAATGAACCACTTTTAGACCAAGAGCTTGTTCGAAATTTGGGAGATAAGAGGGATTCTTGTCTTGAAGTAACTAGTACATCGTCACTTAGGTTCTTGTTGGAgatcatgtctgcaaattgagtaaGGCTTAAGGTACCAGCACGGTATTGTTCAAAGTTGCTTTTATTGATTATTTTCAAGTCTATTGCTTCTTGGACATCATACTGGTTGCCTGTCTTGCGGTCGACAAGTACAACTCTGGTTGAGCCATCTGAACCTGTAGTAGTTATTTCTTCCCATTCGCATTCTTGTTCTGAAAGCTCAAGATAGGTGTCATAATCTATAAGCTCTTTGTTATAAGCTTCTTGTACAGTCATTTCCCTGTTGGTATCTGGGTCAACTATCACCACTCTGCGTTTCCTAGAAGTTTTCTTTTGGGATGCTTGGActaactttttcttttctttcaaagGCAGTAGACAAAGATTGGTTTTGTCATCTACAATGCACCGCTCTTTTAATTGCAAGTATGTCAAATTTTCCTCTGTGTTAGGATCGAAAAAGCCTTTGGTGTCATCACTAGGATCGGAAAGGATTTCATTCATTTCTTCATTGAAATAACCACGTTTATATGCTACATCAACTGGTAAACGATGACTTGCTTTTGGATCAATTATGCCACCAGTAGCTATCTGAGCCTCCAGCAGGCGGATGCCATGTCCTTTTTCAATAAGCTCTTTGTTCATAGCCTGAAACAATGAAATTATGTTCCCAGTTTCTGGGTCTTTGTAGCCAGTTACTGCTCTTTCTGCAGACAGTAATTTTTCCTTAAATTCTATTCCAACAAGTCCTCTTCTATAAGCTTCTTCGACAGTAAGTCTTAGATTATTTACTGGGTCCACTATGAATCCTGTTGCTGCCTGTGCTTCTAGTAGTTCCAGCGTGGTTCCAGGTCTTAACAATCCCTTTTTCATTGCATCATAGATTCCTAACTTTTCTTTTGTAGCCTCATTGTATATACCAGCAATACAACTGGATCCTTGCAGAAAATCTTTAATTCTTTCACTGACTTCTTCCACAGATATCTGGCCAGATTCTAGTTGATCTACAGTAGAAGAACGAATTATACCTGACTCTACTAACTCTGTCAAAGGTACTTGTTGCCTGATACCAGCAAATGAAAGGCTTTTCTTCATAACTGGAAGCAAAAGTAATCCTGTGTGGGGTTCAACTCTGCATTTCTGCTTAAGTTGTGCATAACTGACATTCTTCTTAGTGACTGGTTCTATGTAATACTTGCCATCATCACTGGGGTTATTAAGAGCTTTATGTAAATCACGGTCAATCAAGCCACGAGATAATGCAACCTCAATAGGCACAAATACACTGTTCACTGGGTCAACTATTCCTCCCGCAGCTGCTTGAGCTTCTAAAAGCCGTATACCAACTTCCCGACTAATCAGATTTTTCTTGATGGCCTCTGAAACAGAAACGATTTTTCCTGAGAAAGGATCTTTGAAACCAGTAACTGCTTTTTCTGCAGTGTAAATGGCCTCTCTATCTTGGAAATCAATGAGGTCCCTAGCTACTGCATTGTCTACTGAAAGCTTTTCATTCCTGTCTAGGTCTATTATTCCTCCAGTTGCAGCTTGAGCCTCTAGTAACATGACTGAGCTCTCAGGTGAAATCAGTTTCCTTCTCTTTGCTTCCACAAATGAATGTTTCTCTTTAGGTGTTACAGATACTCCGGCAATTGCACCAGCACCCTTCAAGAAGGGTTCTATTTCAGCGGAAACCTCTTCCAGTGATCTCTGGCCCTTTATTAATTTTTCATAAGTAGACTTTGTTATTATCTGGCATTCCAGAAGTTGATGTGCTGTAACTTTTTTCCTCAGACCATCGAAAACAAATTTGGAAAGATCAACTGACATGTCTTCATCCGTTTGAATCTGCTTACTCGATGATATAGGTCGCCTCCTAAGACTGTCTAGTTCTCTTTCAAGAGAAAGTCGTTGATTATCAAAATCTACTTGAGTCAACCGTTGAGTCTCCTCCATCTTCCGCCTGTATCGCTCTTCAATAGATCTAATCTCAGCCTGCAGTCTTTCAATTTCAGTTTTGTATGAAACTTTCTCTCTTTCACTTCTCTCCCAATCACTTTCAATTCTCTTCACATCTTCCTCCTTGCGGGTATATTGTGTTCTCCACTGATTCAGGTCATTTCGAATTTGCTGCTTCTCTTCTTCCAAGCGTTGCTTATTACGTGTTTCTGCATCTAATGAAGTCTTTGCACGGCTTAGTTCCTCTTcaagacgttgcagccttgttctgtcttgttccagaagttttattTTCATCAAGAGGCTTTCTTTTTCTTGAATAATTTCTGAACACTTCATACTAGATTCCTGTATCTTACCGGTGGcctgcaacaaaagaaaaaaaatacaaagaaaagatTGTTTATTGACATAATCAGCCTACATCACCCACAAGAATTTACTCATATATACAATACTACCAGAATTTGGTCTAAGATCTCACACATTGTAGGTTTTATTTCGATAGGCTAATGAAGTATTTTTATAATGAAGTAGAAACTATGTATTTGACTACATTCCCATCCCACACAATATGaaatgtttaaaatgtaaaaatacacTGCATTAAAATAATGAGTGAACAAAAGTAAGGCTACAATTGGTTATAGCAGTCTACCGTAGATTTGTTTTCAGTGATTTTTATTCTATATTTGATCTGAAAAATACACAAAATggaacaaaaacatttaaaaactgaGACAAAATTTAATGAGAACAGATTTGATTTACTGACATCTGAGACTAATACAATGATTAGAACATAAAAAAGGATAGTGAAGACTTCGGAGAGTAAATCAACTCACAACATAAACAAAAGAGAAATTTTTAATaagattgacaatatggagagtttATCATTTTAGAAGTTGCAGAAATGGTTTTATTAGGTGCTTAAATAGTGTAGATTGAATAGGTGCACACATTGCTACACTAAATACATTTTAAATATGTAtgcttttttaaatatatttaatatTATAAATACATGCAAATATAGCATTTAGCCTCCCGGCCTAAATATAACAACAAATACAATAAGTAGTCAGTGTACCTAAGTGTAACTGACCTTGTATCAAATATGTTTTTTAATTAAGTTATTAATAatgcttcattttttttattttgccatttgGTTCTTACCAATGAAATTTATCCTAATTGGAATTCTGGACTCTGCGTGTGAGGTTTCCAGAACAGTTTAATGCCCGCTTACTGTTTTGTAGATAACAAAAAGTGCACCCATGTCCTCAAGGTGCCTAAAGTTAAAAATACTTCTATTTTGGCAATTAGAAATTTAATTATAAGTTGTTACTAGAAGCTAAATACACATGTTAGATTATAGAATGATTAAATTACTGGACAGAAAACACATTAAGGGAAATTTATGTGAGTACCTCCAGTGCTTGCTTTTGGAATTTTTCAATTTCCTGTCTCAAAATTTGCCTCTCTTTCTGTAATTCATTTATTAGGCCCTGTAGCTCCAAAGATCGCTTGTTGCTGATTTGTAGCTGGTTCTTTAACTCTGTAAtagttgcatttttttcaccatccaCTTCATCTTTACATTTCTTGACCTCCTCATTTTCCAGCCTAACATAACGCAGCTCCTCTTCAAGCCTCAGGTGTTCTTTAGTCAGATTTTCTGTTATCGACTGCAACCTCTCTATTTCTATTTTACTCTCATTGAGGCTTCGGTTTCTCTCTTCAATGGTTTTCTGCAGGTGCTCATTTCTTATGTGAGCCTGCCGTAAGTTTTCTTGCTCTACATGTAATTGGCGACGTAGACTTTCCACCTCAGCTACAAGTTTACTCAGCTCATCAATATTTCTCTGCTGGTCTCTGAGCTGACCATCTAAAGACTCTCTCTGTTGTCTTAAGTCTTCCTCAGTTTGCCTTTTAATGATCGTAACTTGCTCTACTTGTTGTGTTAGCGTTGTGATCTTTTTTAGTTGCTCAGTACTGGTTCTTCTAAGAGCTTCCAACTCTTCttctaactttttattttttgcatgctcatCTGCAGCAATTCTTTTTTGCCTGTTAATCTCTTCCTCAAGTTTGTTCTTATGTGTCTCCAATTCTTTCAGTTTGACTTGAAGTCTGTTTATTTCATTTTCTTTTCCTTGTTTTTCTACTGATAGCTTTTCATAGTCTGATTTAAGTCTTATTAATTCTTGCTCCTGAATCTTTAATTTGCTTATGGTCTCTGTGGCAGCTGTGTTGGCTTTTTGTAGATCAAACTGGTTCCTTTGTACTTTTACATGCTCCTCCTCAAGTCTCTTCTTTTGGTTTATTTCAACCTCAATAACTTTTTTCAATCTTTCAATCTCCTTATTGCGTTCCTGAATTGTTTTGGCAGCATCATCAAGGGATTTTTTATTTCTTTGCTCCTCCTCAGATCTGAGCTTGGATAGCTGCTTCAACTCAATCTCCAATTGCTGCTTCCTTTGAGTCAAATCTGATGTTAATGACTTCTGCTGGTGAACATCATCTTCAGTTTTTTTCAAATTCGTTGTCATTTGTGTCAAAGAGGTCCGTAATCTGTTTAACTCTAATGACAAGTCTCGTTTCTCTCTTGCTAGACTGTCTATCTCTTGATTCAAGCCAGTCATGTTGTCTTCTTTTTCAATACTTAGTTCGTGGATGGTAGTTTTTGAAATATTAATTTCTGTTTCATACTTGCTTCTTAAATTTATAAGCTGATCGTCATAATTGTTTCTTACCTTTACAAGCTCGTTTTCATATTGCCTCTGACGGGCAGCCTCCTCCTGAAGTTGATATTTCAATTTGTCAATCTCACCGTTTCTATCCTGAATTGTCCTGCTAGCTTCCTCCAGTGATATCTTAAATCTTGTAACTTCTTCTGAACTACTATTAATTATCCTTTGTAGTTCCTTTTCCAGTTGCTGCTTTCTCTGAGTGATCTCAGACCCTGAAGCTTTCTGTTGAAGAGCATCATCTTCTGCCCTTCTGCGTTGTTCATTTGTTTGGACAATGGTTTCATTAAGTCGAGTGATTTCTTGGGTAAGATCTCTATTTTCTCTTGCTAATTTCTCAAGTTGGGCTCTTAATTCATATGAGTCTTCTTCCTTCTGAACCGTTATTTGCTGTATTGTCGTCTTTGTAATGTTTATTTCAGATTCAAATTTGTTCCTCAAACTACTGATTTCGTCACTATACTGCTTCCTTACCTTTGACAGCTCATTCTCATAGTCCCGCTTCCTCTGGCCTTCATCCTGCAGAAGAACTCTTAGCCTCTCTATCTCATATTCCTTCTCCTTGATTATCTTGTCAGTTTCAATTTTTTGGCGGTTGACACCTTCTAAGTCACTTTGCCTCTTTTGCTGAATTTGGTTGAATTCATTCTTTTGGAGCTCACATCTGTCCTCCAGTGCTTTTCTCCTCCTTTTCTCATCATCAATCTCATATGTGAACCTGGTGATCTTTTCATTGAGTTCAGCTATCTGACTATAGCATTTATCAAGGTTCTGTTTTGCAGAAGACCCTTCCATTTCAGCCTTCCTCTTCATATCTTCCAGAAGAAGGAGTCTTGATTTGTACTCTGAGCAATCTGTCTGATATTTTTGCAGATTTTGATCAAGAAATTTGTTTTTCTGGGAGTTATCTGAATTTGCATCTCTGGCAAGGCGTAGTTCCTCTTCAAGAAGCTCAATCCTAGTGTttttcatctgtaaaaaaaaatgttgacaaCTCAATAATCCGATTATAAATTTGCGCACCAATGTTAACATCCTTTTATTTGAGCCATTGATTAAATGAATGAATATTGTACGATGTAAATGTGACAATGTTTGTGAGCAAATTGCATTTTTGTTGTTGTCCTAAATATGAGTGTTAGTCAGTAGGACACCTCTAATAATTATTGTTCATTCCCTTACAATTTACACATGCAGATTACTGCTACATAGAAACAGATGTAATGAGTGCCGATTGACACGCTGTCTTCTGAAACTGAAGACATATCAATCGAAAGTCTATAATCCTGCCTTTGATCTCGTAGGAGAACAGCTTAACTGAGGTCTTGAGCCTTTTTATTTTAGCGATCTGTGGAGGTTTTAGCAGCAGACCCCCTCCAATCAAAACATTTGACAAAACTCTGACATGTCAAATATTTCTATTAACCTCTTAACATCTAATGACGGGCAGTGTCTGTCATTCGACTCGTCCCCCTGTTTGGTGCTGGTTGGTGctgatgagcccgcaccttttccagcacatgacagctgatctaatcagctgacatgtgcccctaacagccgcaagTGGAATCGCAatctacccgcggctgttaacatgcaCGCGCAGGAAGCGTGTCAATACCTCCACCCTCCTCTATATAGCACAAGCAATCGCATGATAGCAGCTTCTAATCTCCaattgagactattgaagcaggtaaaaagtaaaatacatttttaaaaatattaaaaaaagaaaaaaatataagtcAAAAtccccctcttttgccccattcaaaataaaacaataaaaaaaatcaaatatacacatatttggtatcgctgcgttcagaatcgcccgatctatcaatatataaaaagaattaatccaattggtaaacggcgtagcgagaaaaaaaaaatcgaaatgccagaattacgtttttatggttgcttcaacattgcaataaaatgcaataatggacaaTCAAAAGATCACATACACACCAAAATCATATCAATAAAAGTGTCAGatcgacacacaaaaaataaataagccctcaccaggcTCCAGATCGCAAAAAATGGAGTTGCtacggtcttggaaaatggcaactttttttttttacagattttgattttttttttcaccattttaataaataagaacctagacatatttggtgtccgtgaacttgtaatgacctgtaaaatcataatggcaggtcagttttaggatttagtgaacatggtaaaaaaaaatccaaaaaacaattgtggaattgcacttttctcgcaatttcaccgcatttggattttttttccgttttccagtacataatatggtaaaatcaatggtgccattcaaaagtacaactcgtcccgcaaaaaatcaagccctcatgtggccatattgacataaaaattaaaaaagttatgtccgtggtaagaaggggagcaaaaaatggaaacgccaaaacggaaatacccctggtccttaaggggttaaagttgagtTAAATTTTAAAGAAAACATTAATTCTCATTTATGATATGTTGTCCATGGACAAACGTTGTCAGCTTGGATTAAATTAAACACTCAAAGGTGTATGTATAGTAAAATACCTTTAAGTCTTCCATGCTCTTTGACATTTCATGCAAAAGTCTGTATAAATCATTTCCTCTAGTTAGCAACTCTATGTAGCGTGCTTGAATGTCAGAAGcctgaagaataaaaaaaaaatgggttatGTTTGTGGTTGTCTTAGATAATTAGTGCAACAAGCTTGATCTTCTTTATTCTGCCAATATATGCAGCATTACAACATGCAATTATTTATTTCTAATTACCTTGCTCCCTATTATAATGACAACTTTATTAGTTGTCCCAAGATAATTAGTCGGACAATTATGGTATTTTGTTGCCAATACATTAAAAATAAAGGCCAATCTTATTTTccctaaaatacactgctcaaaaaaataaagggaacactaaaataccacatcctaaata
This window contains:
- the DSP gene encoding desmoplakin isoform X3 is translated as MSINGGSHPRINTLGRLTRAESGPDLSSRYEMNNHHKMVVGGGGGGLMPQKTYYVQQSYSEQTGDGYGQTGTMSRRSNTVQDMLQHISECLIRAELIAAPELKYGDGSQLVRNRELEDCLGGAQEEMELVEGLIKEMRMMGQPCDSYYRKLLQLADQMRALDKAIHGPRVRKGSKGGGYSSQSGSGWDDHTKRITTEALNQIRQQKRQIEIVDWGFDAASVEQQIGNHRKFHNAIADYRWELDKIKADLREKGAIYQLEEEYDALLKFSFERMDQLRQLQNIIQATSREIMWINDREEEELLYDWSDKNTDIPRKQESFSKLMSQLEVKEKELNKLKQESDQLILSQHPASDKIEAYMDTLQTQWSWILQITKCIDVHLKENAAYFQFFDEAQGTQTYLTNLQDTIRKKYPCDKSMPLPRVLEMIKDLEKERDKINEYKRQVQNLVNKSKKIVQLKPRNPDYKREKPIVLKALCDYKQDQKVIHKGDECILKNNSQRSKWNVTGPGGLDMVVPSVSLIIPPPNPGAIDLSSKIEQFYEAILTLWNQLYINMKSLVSWHYCMIDIEKIRTMTLAKLKTMRQEDYQRVVSDLEVHYQEFMRNSQGSNMFGDDDKRKMHSQFSEAQKHYQTLVVQLPSYQTKETTYIKTRPQQQINNSERLEVVTQNTASNLKGSNTSTTVVDSDRLKQENWLLLELQKIRQQMEIHETKLLQRNVYNVDQETFRDFSYRINDLEALRGDGQNFAAQLTKIKEMILSLKDSDKSAYMQSELNALLKKMENIHGFSAEHLERLQALRILLQNILQLEDLIKVYEARLTEEETISLDPAKVEAYRNALKKMKAELEQKKSQLISLDTELKKTLQINDRVVQAYPYCEVDLSKFADKANQLTERWHRIEKEIDDRSWELEKQGKQLRNYRDMYQALSKWITDTKQKIDVLESAKLSDANTVTRYLNEQKNLNVDIQGKREKVEEVMKTADQCASSIKDYELQLASYSSGLETLLNIPIKRTVVQSPAVVVLQEASDIQARYIELLTRGNDLYRLLHEMSKSMEDLKMKNTRIELLEEELRLARDANSDNSQKNKFLDQNLQKYQTDCSEYKSRLLLLEDMKRKAEMEGSSAKQNLDKCYSQIAELNEKITRFTYEIDDEKRRRKALEDRCELQKNEFNQIQQKRQSDLEGVNRQKIETDKIIKEKEYEIERLRVLLQDEGQRKRDYENELSKVRKQYSDEISSLRNKFESEINITKTTIQQITVQKEEDSYELRAQLEKLARENRDLTQEITRLNETIVQTNEQRRRAEDDALQQKASGSEITQRKQQLEKELQRIINSSSEEVTRFKISLEEASRTIQDRNGEIDKLKYQLQEEAARQRQYENELVKATGKIQESSMKCSEIIQEKESLLMKIKLLEQDRTRLQRLEEELSRAKTSLDAETRNKQRLEEEKQQIRNDLNQWRTQYTRKEEDVKRIESDWERSEREKVSYKTEIERLQAEIRSIEERYRRKMEETQRLTQVDFDNQRLSLERELDSLRRRPISSSKQIQTDEDMSVDLSKFVFDGLRKKVTAHQLLECQIITKSTYEKLIKGQRSLEEVSAEIEPFLKGAGAIAGVSVTPKEKHSFVEAKRRKLISPESSVMLLEAQAATGGIIDLDRNEKLSVDNAVARDLIDFQDREAIYTAEKAVTGFKDPFSGKIVSVSEAIKKNLISREVGIRLLEAQAAAGGIVDPVNSVFVPIEVALSRGLIDRDLHKALNNPSDDGKYYIEPVTKKNVSYAQLKQKCRVEPHTGLLLLPVMKKSLSFAGIRQQVPLTELVESGIIRSSTVDQLESGQISVEEVSERIKDFLQGSSCIAGIYNEATKEKLGIYDAMKKGLLRPGTTLELLEAQAATGFIVDPVNNLRLTVEEAYRRGLVGIEFKEKLLSAERAVTGYKDPETGNIISLFQAMNKELIEKGHGIRLLEAQIATGGIIDPKASHRLPVDVAYKRGYFNEEMNEILSDPSDDTKGFFDPNTEENLTYLQLKERCIVDDKTNLCLLPLKEKKKLVQASQKKTSRKRRVVIVDPDTNREMTVQEAYNKELIDYDTYLELSEQECEWEEITTTGSDGSTRVVLVDRKTGNQYDVQEAIDLKIINKSNFEQYRAGTLSLTQFADMISNKNLSDDVLVTSRQESLLSPKFRTSSWSKSGSFSDSLEEISPIAAIFDTENLEKISISEGIKRGIVDTITGQRLLEAQACTGGIINLTSGQRIPLQDAVNQGIIDQDMSARLKQAQKAYSGFDGVRGQKKLSAAEAMKVNWLPYEAGQRFLEFQYLTGGLIDPETQSRITTEEAIRKGIIDGRAAQKLRDLSNYPKILTCPKTKLKISYKEAVDRSMVEDVTGLRMLEAASVSSKGISSPYNVSSAPGSRSGSRSGSRSGSRRGSFDGSSSSSYSYSFQSVSSSFGN